In Nematostella vectensis chromosome 2, jaNemVect1.1, whole genome shotgun sequence, one genomic interval encodes:
- the LOC5521247 gene encoding trichohyalin-like, with product MEISEEDGHESRESLSERYPAAFVQAIRETPLALSSDLNANTPTAGQSAGIGLRDLGRMQIFPFGLMGDYDVDLFPAMAGQEALRDVQKAQVKRAREETMEELSAILQRVKFTLLELKTAEKELAVSETPEPTKKQTKKRKRRRKRNKDKDETVPSSDVALTPDRIPTEISSEEKQAEQKQGETIAQFEGGEELVTKPRSGHLMTSSTEQLPTLSADPMSSESWSSSGEYETGSSYPEDEEMSSDAAEALDKPGELPYFSTPPGVQQKPPALSPTLMRKAARRRRTSDAIAGYIEHCMEREDIMLQMKSWIEAAADEEPPRSLSQMEERYSPGLLREELPLAIGGAVETFKETLTKLKRIADSLGIGDAEDEKEEEKETSVNSTKPGLPPPPKPKATVKIFDDSELSIPNNFNVACSLLVKIMDEAAKSTPARRTRISLNNGLQQFQFIRKVMTSRANKINQLDKEVIDMGGEITKIKKQNDELRKTKKKMQVQYEKLEHQLDDLKVQLKRKDVVIADLNKVVEDYKRKESYGLFRESSSEDSSPSTASTPESFEEKPKHARNKEKKKEVKKRKGKEKSTTSGTSKKSEAEIQEKKEIKVEEAKPVDKSDKPQESVKDIERSEVYQKLATDYENTEKALLIEQEKLSEMEKELENSKDEKVKIEQEKADLDIAIENLKRNQEIELEELKDNIKDLERENKKLKGEIECNDEMIQYQEERINQYAEEIEKLEDKLMYLPTTPAVSPTSKDRRRSTVGLAEPPTARQMIAKIKQQYESEIQGLKDHLAKESQRHQADVRRRDQEHKKDITNIHKESLLLLRAINRFKECAASLLDRENILAEAHALRKLPPLPLDDTPGETRQMLARMAILSNELLVSIELQLSKALMSKRLEIKDTSISRELVKKELDNQMESLRKVKDITSMQAGKLKAAREGIIEQEQEFMRFRLREGEKKEQLEERYKQLLNEYIALRKEVIEAKKAEKPDREKDEELNRKEALIHKYMRREKGMQRMLEEQKKVISNLASAWRTRRVGQLFISKEDQLDNLKTISEIMTKNKISKTLHEMTTTLIKDAIDLPRRRFIDLVQRYVHHVHLQELEKRAKQMKTEKDLGSGATKFLYMLERRIQQKKQVWKKRQEEFVGRRADILIELSKVLTRVSEEAGILLSKPKYLTRRTADMSVDVQDTGIEERLRALRDAQMTSRIPIAERDKSPPAGTISGYGEVNRVPVWKMKALAARSHVYVTTPKILDIDVNQTRLAAQEIVKRISRGQLDSASMPKIKTLTSRVYPAVKKSVSDPFPRRSPPARRTLALPPIATMYPSEDYNAETNGS from the exons ATGGAGATTAGCGAAGAGGATGGACACGAATCACGCGAGTCTCTCTCTGAACGGTATCCCGCTGCGTTCGTACAGGCTATACGCGAAACACCCCTAGCATTGTCATCGGATTTAAATG CAAATACACCAACAGCGGGGCAGAGCGCGGGAATAGGTCTGAGGGATTTAGGGCGGATGCAGATTTTTCCGTTTGGTTTAATGGGCGACTACGATGTGGATTTATTCCCTGCCATGGCTGGACAGGAGGCGCTCAGAGATGTACAGAAAGCCCAAGTAAAACGTGCTCGGGAGGAAACCATGGAAGAGTTATCAGCCATTCTTCAGCGTGTCAAATTCACATTATTAGAACTCAAGACTGCAGAGAAAGAGCTAGCTGTTTCTGAGACCCCTGAACCAACCAAAAAGCAAACGAAAAAGAGAAAACgtagaagaaaaagaaacaaagacAAGGACGAAACTGTACCTTCTTCCGACGTTGCCCTGACACCGGATAGAATTCCTACAGAGATTTCTAGCGAAGAAAAACAAGCAGAGCAAAAACAAGGTGAGACCATTGCACAATTTGAAGGCGGCGAGGAACTGGTAACTAAACCTCGATCAGGACACCTCATGACATCCTCGACAGAGCAGCTGCCGACCTTATCCGCTGATCCCATGAGTAGTGAGTCGTGGAGCAGTTCGGGCGAGTACGAGACGGGCAGTAGTTACCCTGAAGACGAGGAGATGTCAAGTGACGCGGCGGAAGCGTTAGACAAACCAGGGGAGCTGCCCTACTTTTCGACGCCTCCAGGCGTGCAGCAGAAACCACCAGCCTTGTCACCTACCCTCATGAGAAAG GCTGCAAGACGGAGACGCACGTCGGATGCCATCGCAGGCTACATAGAGCACTGCATGGAACGTGAGGATATCATGTTGCAGATGAAGTCCTGGATAGAGGCGGCCGCTGATGAGGAGCCTCCACGCTCGCTCTCGCAGATGGAGGAACGCTACAGCCCTGGGCTCTTAAGAGAGGAGCTCCCTCTCGCTATAGGAGGCGCTGTGGAAACGTTTAAGGAGACATTAACCAAACTGAAGCGTATCGCTGACTCGTTAGGGATTGGTGATGCCGAGGATGaaaaggaagaagaaaaagagacTTCGGTGAATTCCACGAAACCCGGGTTACCTCCACCACCAAAGCCGAAAGCCACAGTCAAGATATTTGACG ACAGCGAGTTGTCGATCCCGAACAATTTTAACGTCGCCTGCAGCTTACTGGTGAAGATTATGGACGAAGCAGCGAAATCCACTCCTGCTCGAAGAACTCGAATCTCCCTCAACAACGGCCTCCAGCAATTCCAGTTCATTCGCAAG gTGATGACATCGCGTGCGAATAAGATAAACCAGCTGGACAAGGAAGTGATCGATATGGGCGGGGAGAtcacaaagataaaaaaacaaaatgacgaGCTCcgtaaaacaaagaaaaagatgCAAGTTCAGTACGAGAAACTAGAGCACCAACTAGATGATCTCAAAGTCCAACTG AAACGCAAAGACGTAGTAATAGCGGATTTGAATAAAGTCGTAGAGGATTACAAACGTAAGGAGAGTTATGGACTATTTCGTGAATCTAGCAGTGAAGATTCGTCCCCCTCAACAGCAAGCACGCCAGAAAGCTTTGAGGAGAAGCCCAAACACGCAAGAAacaaagagaagaaaaaggaggtcaaaaaaaggaaaggaaaagaaaagtcaaCAACGTCTGGGACTTCGAAAAAATCAGAAGCAGAAATACAGGAGAAGAAGGAGATCAAAGTTGAAGAGGCTAAACCTGTGGATAAAAGCGACAAACCTCAAGAAAGTGTGAAAGACATCGAAAGGAGTGAAGTCTACCAGAAGCTTGCGACTGATTATGAAAACACAGAAAAGGCGTTGTTGATAGAACAGGAAAAGTTATCGGAAATGGAGAAAGAGCTCGAAAACTCCAAAGACGAAAAGGTGAAAATTGAGCAAGAAAAGGCGGATTTAGATATAGCAATTGAAAACTTGAAGCGAAATCAAGAGATCGAACTCGAAGAGCTGAAGGACAACATTAAAGACTTGGAACGAGAAAATAAAAAGCTAAAAGGCGAGATCGAGTGTAACGATGAGATGATTCAGTACCAAGAAGAGAGAATCAACCAGTATGCAGAGGAGATCGAAAAGTTAGAGGACAAATTGATGTATTTGCCAACAACACCGGCGGTAAGCCCAACGAGCAAGGACCGACGGAGATCTACTGTAGGTCTCGCTGAGCCGCCCACTGCTCGCCAAATGATAGCTAAGATCAAACAGCAATATGAGTCCGAGATACAAGGTTTGAAAGATCACCTAGCTAAAGAAAGCCAGCGACACCAGGCAGATGTGCGGCGCCGAGATCAGGAACACAAGAAAGACATTACCAATATTCACAAGGAATCTTTGCTTCTTCTTCGGGCAATCAATCGATTCAAAGAATGCGCAGCCAGTCTACTCGACAGGGAGA ACATTTTGGCAGAGGCGCATGCGCTGCGTAAACTCCCGCCTCTACCGCTGGACGACACACCCGGTGAAACACGTCAAATGCTGGCAAGGATGGCGATCCTGTCCAACGAGCTACTGGTGTCCATAGAGCTACAGTTATCGAAG GCACTGATGAGCAAACGACTAGAGATCAAGGATACGTCTATCTCGAGAGAATTGGTGAAGAAAGAACTGGATAATCAGATGGAATCATTGCGAAAAGTCAAGGACATTACTTCGATGCAGGCGGGCAAGCTCAAGGCTGCTCGGGAAGGGATTATAGAACAAGAGCAAGAATTTATGAGATTCAGGCTTAGAGAG GgagagaaaaaagaacagCTCGAGGAGCGGTACAAGCAGCTTCTCAACGAGTATATCGCCCTCAGAAAAGAGGTAATCGAGGCAAAGAAAGCGGAAAAGCCAGATCGAGAAAAAGACGAAGAGCTTAACCGTAAAGAAGCGCTGATTCACAAATACATGCGCAGAGAGAAAGGCATGCAGAGGATGCTAGAAGAGCAGAAAAag GTCATCTCCAATCTTGCGTCAGCCTGGCGCACGAGGCGAGTCGGACAGCTTTTTATCAGCAAAGAAGATCAACTTGACAATCTCAAGACAATCAGTGAGATCATGACTAAAAATAAGATCTCAAAAACTTTACATGAG ATGACGACCACTCTCATCAAGGACGCCATTGACCTTCCGCGCCGACGGTTTATAGACCTTGTCCAGCGGTATGTTCATCACGTGCACCTGCAAGAGCTGGAAAAACGCGCCAAGCAAATGAAGACCGAGAAGGATCTCGGTAGTGGCGCGACTAAATTCCTATACATGCTTGAACGAAGAATACAGCAG AAAAAGCAAGTTTGGAAAAAGCGCCAGGAAGAGTTCGTCGGCCGTCGAGCAGACATTCTTATCGAGCTGTCAAAAGT TCTGACACGTGTGAGCGAAGAAGCCGGGATTCTCCTCAGCAAACCCAAATACCTAACCAGGAGAACCGCTGATATGAGCGTTGATGTACAGGACACAGGGATCGAAGAGCGACTGCGCGCGCTTCGGGATGCGCAGATGACTTCGCGCATTCCTATTGCGGAACGAGATAAGTCTCCGCCAGCTGGGACCATATCGGGGTACGGGGAGGTCAACAGAGTTCCCGTATGGAAGATGAAG GCATTGGCCGCTCGTTCGCACGTGTACGTGACAACGCCCAAGATACTGGATATCGACGTCAATCAAACACGTCTAGCAGCACAAGA
- the LOC116604300 gene encoding uncharacterized protein LOC116604300, with protein sequence MGCAPSSSGTISSKESIQLIQEIEELKKHQETKEEEIKKLRSENAFLRESAGIVEEENVRLDTSLEVEQLSKELEALKLENSNLRKELMTMGSPSKVVPQNRSPVKGLQKESKNLPKVGDHVLAMWSVSMWQYFTATIVSFDPNTLKFTIEWDDQDPSGRVIDYYNLALDRVPDDDEIAVGSIVLFPQGAYKGKEGVRLGGQRWHQGRITDVTHGPDGEKLYDGEHTKGKNDGKWVTYKGYDPKFDDLKRHQLRIAPNVLDLLSAEEESDPPSRAGDVINPCDVFISYAKANSVNAVRNKEIPDLPPTYEEAVAHLCDPRDIRQELLQKGIQVNKEDNHSNLMDTVKMINSAKVFVAFLSDEYASDEICRQEFQYAKKTAKKPVVPVVIGNSFDWMMSVVGLLIAGELYIHFKDKSIQDVKMQELLKAVKRSVKVDEPDAASIQTVSALPPVLETADVFVSYCWWNSNTAYQAKQISSLIGNQYSDPRKIKEDLSKMLNLVIWLDTERLQTNNQSDSSMGMFEQIAKGLARAKVIIVFVSEEYAASDNCRMEFQFALKSLRKPIVPVIVGTGQKWQQTVVGLLVTSQNTEPVSMHGISSDEGYRGALDKIGDHVKSLLGLKEQETTYKAPVIGDHVVCHHQQWAYYYATVVTFNRETMEYTVDWDDGDPSGRVQSYNYVGKDEVPTPDQIGVDSIVFFPQGSYAGTVGNNAGGGRFHEGIITNVRKDASGVTVYDGHHTKGEEDGKWVTYKGYSYEFFDMKLEDLRIAPNAMDALMACKQVFNVDT encoded by the exons ATGGGTTGTGCCCCTAGTTCAAGTGGGACAATATCTTCCAAAGAATCGATTCAGCTCATCCAGGAAATAGAGGAGCTCAAAAAACATCAGGAAACCAAAGAAGAAGAGATCAAGAAGTTGAGGAGCGAAAATGCGTTTTTACGCGAGAGTGCAGGAATTGTAGAAGAGGAGAACGTGCGACTTGACACATCATTAGAAGTCGAACAACTTTCTAAGGAACTTGAAGCATTGAAACTTGAAAACAGTAATCTGAGGAAAGAATTAATGACAATGGGGTCTCCTTCTAAG GTTGTTCCACAAAACCGATCTCCCGTTAAAGGTCTACAAAAAGAATCCAAGAACTTGCCTAAAGTTGGCGACCAT GTGTTGGCCATGTGGTCTGTGAGCATGTGGCAGTACTTCACAGCGACCATCGTCAGCTTTGACCCCAACACGCTCAAGTTCACTATCGAGTGGGACGACCAGGATCCTTCGGGCCGGGTAATCGATTACTATAACCTGGCTCTTGACAGGGTCCCGGATGATGACGAGATCGCGGTAGGCTCTATAGTCCTGTTTCCCCAAGGAGCATATAAGGGGAAGGAAGGCGTCCGACTTGGTGGTCAGCGGTGGCATCAG GGTCGTATTACGGACGTAACTCACGGTCCGGATGGGGAGAAACTCTATGACGGCGAACACACGAAAGGCAAAAACGATGGCAAGTGGGTCACCTACAAAGGCTATGATCCAAAGTTTGATGACTTAAAGCGACATCAGCTCCGCATAGCACCAAACGTACTGGATCTATTATCTGCAGAGGAAGAAAGTGACCCTCCATCACGAGCCGGTGACGTCATTAACCCATGTGACGTGTTTATATCATACGCCAAG GCTAATAGCGTGAACGCCGTCCGTAATAAAGAGATCCCTGACTTACCACCCACCTATGAGGAGGCCGTAGCTCACCTTTGCGACCCCAGAGACATCCGACAGGAACTACTTCAGAAAGGAATTCAGGTGAACAAGGAAGATAACCACAGCAATTTGATGGACACTGTGAAAATGATCAACAGCGCCAAAGTATTCGTTGCCTTTCTTAGCGACGAGTACGCAAG CGATGAGATATGTCGTCAGGAGTTCCAGTACGCCAAGAAAACTGCAAAGAAGCCCGTGGTTCCGGTAGTAATTGGAAATTCGTTTGATTGGATGATGTCTGTTGTCGGGTTGCTGATCGCAGGAGAGCTGTATATCCATTTTAAGGATAAGTCCATTCAGGACGTGAAGATGCAAGAGCTGCTTAAAGCCGTCAAAAGAAGTGTCAAGGTTGACGAGCCAGATGCAG caTCCATTCAGACGGTGAGCGCTTTACCACCTGTCTTGGAGACTGCAGACGTGTTTGTCAGCTACTGTTGGTGGAATTCTAACACTGCTTACCAAGCTAAACAG ATTTCTAGCTTGATTGGTAACCAGTATAGTGACCCACGCAAGATCAAAGAAGACCTTAGCAAGATGCTCAACCTGGTGATTTGGCTGGATACGGAAAGACTGCAGACCAACAATCAATCCGATTCTTCCATGGGCATG TTTGAGCAGATTGCTAAAGGTCTTGCAAGAGCAAAAGTGataattgtgtttgttagcgAGGAGTACGCAGCTAGCGACAACTGCCGGATGGAGTTCCAGTTCGCACTCAAG TCCCTCCGAAAACCTATCGTACCAGTGATTGTGGGCACGGGACAGAAATGGCAGCAGACTGTTGTCGGGTTACTAGTAACGAGCCAAAACACCGAGCCAGTCAGCATGCATGGCATCTCCTCTGATGAAGGCTACCGTGGTGCCCTTGACAAAATCGG CGATCACGTCAAGTCTTTGCTCGGTCTGAAAGAGCAAGAGACAACCTACAAAGCGCCAGTTATTGGAGATCACGTGGTCTGCCATCATCAACAATGGGCGTACTACTACGCTACTGTTGTAACATTTAACCGTGAGACCATGGAATACACAGTGGACTGGGACGACGGTGACCCATCGGGAAGGGTCCAGTCTTATAAC TATGTAGGTAAGGATGAGGTTCCTACGCCGGACCAGATTGGAGTGGACTCCATCGTGTTTTTCCCTCAAGGAAGTTATGCCGGCACTGTGGGAAACAATGCAGGCGGGGGGCGCTTTCACGAAGGGATCATCACGAATGTCCGCAAG GATGCATCTGGAGTTACGGTTTACGATGGCCATCATACAAAAGGCGAAGAAGACGGCAAATGGGTTACTTACAAAGGCTACAGCTACGAGTTTTTCGACATGAAACTCGAAGATCTCAGGATCGCGCCTAATGCCATGGACGCGCTGATGGCCTGTAAACAAGTCTTTAATGTAGACACATGA